The following is a genomic window from Sphingomonas sinipercae.
CAGCTGCTCGCCCTTGCCGGCGCGCTCGGCTGGCCGTTCGAGGCCAAGCCGCTGCGCTACAATCGCCTGCGCTTGCTGAGCAAGCGGCTGCTTGGGCCTACGCTGGCGGTGCTCGACGAGCCGTCGCGGCAATCGCTGGGTGGGCCGCTTCCAGACTTCGTGCTGGCCTCCGGCCACCGTTCGGTTCCGGTAGTGCGCGCTTTGCAAGACAGGTCCGGGGGCCGCCTCCAGTCCGTCCATATCGGCAACCCGCGCGTCTCGCCTCGCCACTTCGGCCTGGTCGTCACGACGCCGCAATATCCCGTTCCCGACGGCCCCAATGTCCTGCGGCTACCGATCAGCCTCTCGCCGCCGGCCAAGCTGGCGAAGGCGCGGGGCAAGCGGCCGACGCGCCTTCTCGCGCTTGGCGGCCCGACCGCCTTCTGGCGGCTGGACGAAGAGGCTTTGGCACAGGCCGTTCGCACGCTGTCTGCTGCAGCCACAAAGGACGGCGGCCGACTAGTGATATCGGCAAGTCCACGCACGCCGCCGGCACTGTCAAAGCAGTTGCAAGCCACAACGACGCCCTTCGCGGACCTGCTTGCCGAAGCCGACGAAGTCTTCGTCACCGCCGACAGCGTCGCTATGATTTCCGAAGCCATCGCCACCGGCAAACCGGTCGGCATCATCCCCGTCCGGCCGACCGCCGCCGGCCGGATCGCCTTGGCCGTGGCGGATGCGCTCGGGCGGCCCGCCTTTCCGCGCGACCTGCGTCGTTTCTGGGCCGGGATCGATCGCCTTGGGCTTGCCGGTACCGTCGAAGCTCCGCGTCGCGGCGATGTCCCTGACGTTCTTGCCCAGGCGGTTGCCCGCGTGAAATCGCTGGCGTTACCGCAATGAGGCGCTGGCTGCAGGACGAGCACTTCCGGTCGCTGCTGAAGAACAGCGGCTATCTCGCCGCGTCCAAAGCCGTCGCCGGAGTCACCGGCTTCATTACCCTGGCGCTGGCTGGCCGAAGCCTCGGCGTCGCCACCTTCGGGATGCTGATCCTGGTCGCCAGCTACGCCCAGGCGGTCGGGGGAATCGCCAAGTTCAACAGCTGGCAGGTCGTCGTCCTCTACGGCTCGCCAGCCATCGAGCGGGGCGACCTCCACACCTTTCGCCGGGCCACCGATTTCGCCGTCGGCCTCGACCTCGTCAGCGGCCTTGTCGCCCTCGCCGGCTCGCTCCTCATCCTGCCGTTCGTCAGCCAAACCTTCGGCATCCCGCCGCAATATGTCGCCTACGCGCTGATCTACTGCTTGCTCGTGCCGACCATGGGCTCCGCCTTCACCGGCGTCTTGCGCGCCTTCGACCGCTTCGACCTGCTCAGCTGGCAAGGCACCATCCAGCCGAACCTGCGCGCGGTGCTGGCCGCGATCGGCTGGTGGCAGGGCTACGGCTTCGATTACTTCTTCGCCATCTGGTTCGTCACCGACGTCATCGCCGCGCTTGCCACCTTCCTGTTCGCCCGGCGCGAGCTCAAGCGCCATTCGGTCGGCCGTATCCGCCCGTCGCTCAGCGCCCGCGACCTGCCCAACGGCTGGCGCTATGCGATCAACGTCAACGTTAACTCGACGGTCAGCACCAGCTGGGGCCCGGTCGGTCGCTTGCTCATCGGCGGCCTGCTCGATGCGGCGTCGGCGGGCCTCTACCGCGTCGCCTCCTCGGTCGCCGACGCGGTGCAGAAGCCGACGATCCTGCTGACCAAGGCGCTGTATCCGCAATTGCTCCGCCTCGACCCCAGGACCAAGGCGCCCTGGCGGCTGCTATTCCGGGTGATCGTCTCCTCGGGCCTGCTCAGCCTGCTGCTGATCCTGGTCGCCGCTTTGTTCGGCGAATGGGTGCTGGCCGCCGCCTTCGGTGCGGAGTTCATCGGCGCTTACAAGGTGCTGCTGATCCTGCTCGGCGCGTCGCTGTTCAGCCTGGTCAGCTTCCCGATGCCGCCGATGCTGGAATCGCTTGGGCGGATCGGCATCCCGACCGCCGCGAACATCGCCGGGGCGATCGCCTATCTCGCCGCTTTCTACCCGCTCACCACCAGCTTCGGCCTGGTCGGCGCCGGCCTTGCCTTCCTCATCGGCAAGCTGGTCGTCACCATTTACATGACGGCGGTGCTGGCATCGGAACGCGAACGCCTTCATCGGGACAACCCGTGAAGAAGTGGCTCAAGGAAACGTGGCCGGGGCGGGTTTACCGGCACTGGCACGACAATGCCGTCTTCGGGTGGCAGCACCGGCGCGTCCGCCACGCCGTTGCGAGAGCGTTCGCCGCGACCGAGCCCCTGGCGCTTCATCGCGCTATTGCGGTGGGCGGCAGCTGGCCGGACGCGCAGGATGAGCGCCCTCTTCTATTCGCCGCGTGCGACGCCGCATATTTTCGCCGCTTCGCCCGCTATCTCGCGATTTCCAGCATCGTTCGAAGCCCCGGCACCCGCGTCCACCTGCACGTCTACGAGCCGGCCGACGATGCCATCGCGGAGATAGAAGCACTCAACGTCCGCTGGCCCGGGCGGCTGACCGTCAGCCACGAACCGGCCGCTCGCAACCCCTACGCCGGCCCCAGCAAATTCTATTTCGCCGCCGCGCGCTTCGCGATTTCCGCGCGCCTGCGCGAGACGACTGCAGCGCCGATCATGATGATCGATGCCGACGGGCTGGTGGTGCGCGACCTGCTCCCCGGCTTTGCCGCTTTTGCCGACGCGGAAGCCGGGTTCATCCACCAAAGCGGCAGCGTCGCGCCGTACCGCCAGATCCTCGCCTCAGCCATTTACCTCGGCCGCGACGGCGCCGACTTTTTCACGCGGTTGGCGGACGCCATCGGCCTCGCGCTGCGGGATCGCGGCCGATACCATGTCGACCAGATCGCCATTCATTACGCGCTCGAATATTGCGCCGCCCACGGCCGCCGGATCCACGAGCAGGACGTCGATATGCGCTGGAGCGACAGCGACTTCGCGCCCGACGCGCTGATCTGGTCGACGCGCGGTCCGCGCAAGGTCCGGTTCGAGGAGCTTCTGGCGACGTTCAAGGACCTCGATGTCGCCGGCTGACCGCCGCCTGCCGCGCATCTGGGGCTTCCTCGGCCACCGAGTCGGTGACAACAACCAGTTGCTCGCGCTGTGCGAAGCGCTCGCGCTCCCGTTCGAGACTCGGACGTTGAGCTACAATGCCATGCGCCGCCTCGAAGGCTTTCACCCGCGCAGCTTCGCCAGTCTCGAACGCAGCGCTCGGCGCACGCTCCAGCCTCCCTGGCCGGACCTGCTGATCACCGTCGGTCGCCGTTCGGTCCCGGTCGCGCGCAACGTGAAAAGGCTGAGCGGCGGGCGCACCCGGCTGGTGCTGATCGGCCACCCGCGCGTCGATCCGGGCGACTTCGACCTGGTCATCACCACGCTGCAATATCCCCGGCCCGACCATCCGAACGTGCTGGTCCAGCCGCTGGCGATGAGCCGGATTGGCAAGCCGCCCAAACCCACCGACGCGGAACGCGCCTGGCTGGACCGCGCTGCCGCCCCGCGCCTGCTGATGGTGGTCGGTGGATCGACCAAATATCATGACCTCGACCCCCACCGCATGGCCGAGGCGGCGGTGCGGCTCGCGCGCCGTGCCCAGGCGCGCGGCGGGACCCTGATCGTGACCGGCTCGCCCCGGACCGACCCAGCGGTGCTCGCGGCAATCGAAGCGGCGGTCGCGCCAATGGAACAGGTCGTCGTCCGCGACCGCCATCCCCGCTTCCCGGTGCTGGTGAATGACGCCGCGGAAAACTTCGTCACCGCGGACAGCTTCGCGATGATCTCCGAAGCGGTCCTGACCGGCAAACCGGTCGGCCTGATCCCGGCTTCGCTCAACGCCACGGGACGCCGTTGGCTTGGCGACGAAGGGAAAGTCGGCGGCAAGCGGCGGGACATGCGCCGGGTTTGGGACGATCTGGCCCAACGCGGCTGGATCGGGACGATGGATGAACCGCGCGCTGCCAAGGCGGACAATCCGACCGACGCCGCCGCTGCTCGCGTGCTCAGCTTATTGAACGGCTAGGCCATCCCCTCGACGACCAGGACGGGCTTCCAGTCGCCTAGGCCGTTCGTCTCTGCAAAGTCCTCCGGGAACGGCTCTCCCGCATGGATGCCCCCAGTGACGAAGACCGTGTCGAGGCCCATGCGCGCTGCGCCAAGGATATCGGTCTGAAGTCCGTCGCCGACCGCCAGCACTTGTGCCTTCGGCGGATCGCCGGCCAGCTTCAGCGCATGGGCGTAGATCGCCCGGTGCGGCTTGCCGTACCAGGTCGCCGCTCCGCCTAGCGCCTCGTAAACATCGGCCAGCGCTCCCGCGCACGGTTCGGTCACGCCGCCGCGCACGACGACCCGGTCGGGGTTAAGGCAATGGAAACGCACGCCCCGCGCCGCCAGGTCGGCCAGCTGCTGGCGATAATCCTCGACCCGCGGCCGATCCTCGCTGAGGCCGGTACAGGCAAGGTCGGCAAAGGTGTCGTCCGGCGAAAAGCGGACCCCCGCCCCTTCCAGGATCGATCGATCTGCGGCGGTGCCAAGGAATCCGACCGGCTCCGCCAACGCCTTGAGGCCGGCGATCCCCGCCTCTCCGCTGGTCGCGATCGCGTCCCAATGGTCCCTGGTCAGGCCGATGCGCTGCAGTTGCCGCTCGACGGCATCGGCGGTGCGCGGTGCGTTGGTCAGAAGGATGACGAAGCGCCCCTGCTCCCGCCACTCGCGGAGCCGGTCGGCGGCGCCGGGGTAGAGCGTCACGCCATTGTGAATGACGCCCCAGACGTCGCACAGGATGACTCGATAGTTGGGATCAAGCGACTGGAGCGGATTCACTCGAGCCCCGCGTCCGCTAATGCCTGCTCGATCGGGTCGACATCTTCGGGGTTGTTGAGTTCGCGCAAGGCGAATGACGGAGTCGCGACTTCGACAACGGCCACCGGCACGCCGGCAACTAGGAAACGGAGCTGCTCCAGCCCCTCCAACGTTTCCAATTCGCTGACCGGGGTCGCGACATAGCGCTCCAGCGCTTCGGGGCGGTAGGCATAGACCCCGACGTGCAGCCGAATCGGCGACACGTCCGCATTCAGCGCGCCTGCCGGCAGGTGCGGGATCAGGCGCTTCGAGAAATATAGCGCCTGCCCGCGAGCGTCCGTGACCACCGATGTGCCGCCGACCCTGCCGGCGGCCTCCTCCGCCTGCAGCGCCTGCACTTCGCTGCGGCGAAGGCGCAGCGCCGGCGTTGCCACGAGCGCGTCAGAATTATCGGCCATGCGCGCCGCCAGCGCCTCGACGAAGCCGGGCGGCGTGAGCAGCGCATCGCCCTGCAAATTGACAACGAGATCGACGTCGCCAAGCTGGCCAAGCGCTTCGGCGCAGCGCTCGGTCCCGTTGCGGCATTCGGGCGACGTCATGATGACGCTCGCGCCGAATTCGCGCGAAGCCTTCGCAATCCGCTTGTCA
Proteins encoded in this region:
- a CDS encoding ELM1/GtrOC1 family putative glycosyltransferase, yielding MGKPRVWVLLGGRKGDNNQLLALAGALGWPFEAKPLRYNRLRLLSKRLLGPTLAVLDEPSRQSLGGPLPDFVLASGHRSVPVVRALQDRSGGRLQSVHIGNPRVSPRHFGLVVTTPQYPVPDGPNVLRLPISLSPPAKLAKARGKRPTRLLALGGPTAFWRLDEEALAQAVRTLSAAATKDGGRLVISASPRTPPALSKQLQATTTPFADLLAEADEVFVTADSVAMISEAIATGKPVGIIPVRPTAAGRIALAVADALGRPAFPRDLRRFWAGIDRLGLAGTVEAPRRGDVPDVLAQAVARVKSLALPQ
- a CDS encoding lipopolysaccharide biosynthesis protein, with product MRRWLQDEHFRSLLKNSGYLAASKAVAGVTGFITLALAGRSLGVATFGMLILVASYAQAVGGIAKFNSWQVVVLYGSPAIERGDLHTFRRATDFAVGLDLVSGLVALAGSLLILPFVSQTFGIPPQYVAYALIYCLLVPTMGSAFTGVLRAFDRFDLLSWQGTIQPNLRAVLAAIGWWQGYGFDYFFAIWFVTDVIAALATFLFARRELKRHSVGRIRPSLSARDLPNGWRYAINVNVNSTVSTSWGPVGRLLIGGLLDAASAGLYRVASSVADAVQKPTILLTKALYPQLLRLDPRTKAPWRLLFRVIVSSGLLSLLLILVAALFGEWVLAAAFGAEFIGAYKVLLILLGASLFSLVSFPMPPMLESLGRIGIPTAANIAGAIAYLAAFYPLTTSFGLVGAGLAFLIGKLVVTIYMTAVLASERERLHRDNP
- a CDS encoding ELM1/GtrOC1 family putative glycosyltransferase produces the protein MSPADRRLPRIWGFLGHRVGDNNQLLALCEALALPFETRTLSYNAMRRLEGFHPRSFASLERSARRTLQPPWPDLLITVGRRSVPVARNVKRLSGGRTRLVLIGHPRVDPGDFDLVITTLQYPRPDHPNVLVQPLAMSRIGKPPKPTDAERAWLDRAAAPRLLMVVGGSTKYHDLDPHRMAEAAVRLARRAQARGGTLIVTGSPRTDPAVLAAIEAAVAPMEQVVVRDRHPRFPVLVNDAAENFVTADSFAMISEAVLTGKPVGLIPASLNATGRRWLGDEGKVGGKRRDMRRVWDDLAQRGWIGTMDEPRAAKADNPTDAAAARVLSLLNG
- a CDS encoding TIGR01459 family HAD-type hydrolase; protein product: MNPLQSLDPNYRVILCDVWGVIHNGVTLYPGAADRLREWREQGRFVILLTNAPRTADAVERQLQRIGLTRDHWDAIATSGEAGIAGLKALAEPVGFLGTAADRSILEGAGVRFSPDDTFADLACTGLSEDRPRVEDYRQQLADLAARGVRFHCLNPDRVVVRGGVTEPCAGALADVYEALGGAATWYGKPHRAIYAHALKLAGDPPKAQVLAVGDGLQTDILGAARMGLDTVFVTGGIHAGEPFPEDFAETNGLGDWKPVLVVEGMA
- a CDS encoding 3-deoxy-manno-octulosonate cytidylyltransferase, which gives rise to MKTAILIPARYQSSRYPGKPLVPLRGAGGAPKPLIQRSYEAAQRVSGVDSVHVITDDKRIAKASREFGASVIMTSPECRNGTERCAEALGQLGDVDLVVNLQGDALLTPPGFVEALAARMADNSDALVATPALRLRRSEVQALQAEEAAGRVGGTSVVTDARGQALYFSKRLIPHLPAGALNADVSPIRLHVGVYAYRPEALERYVATPVSELETLEGLEQLRFLVAGVPVAVVEVATPSFALRELNNPEDVDPIEQALADAGLE